One region of Acidovorax sp. T1 genomic DNA includes:
- a CDS encoding gluconokinase, which produces MGVAGCGKSSLGVAVAHAQGLPLIEGDDHHSAASREKMSQGIALTDADRDGWLAALGLLLQNHPQGAVLTCSALKKAYRDRLRAACPGVRFAFLEIDRVPAGERVAARVNTHFFSTTLVDSQFATLESPVGEPGVLRLDALLPIPALQAQLSAWLAHQEVTP; this is translated from the coding sequence ATGGGCGTGGCCGGCTGCGGCAAGTCCAGCCTGGGCGTCGCCGTCGCCCACGCCCAGGGCCTGCCCCTGATCGAAGGGGACGACCACCACAGTGCCGCCAGCCGCGAGAAGATGAGCCAGGGCATTGCCTTGACCGACGCCGACCGCGATGGCTGGCTGGCCGCGCTCGGCCTGTTGCTGCAGAACCATCCCCAAGGCGCCGTGCTCACCTGTTCGGCCCTCAAGAAGGCTTATCGCGACCGCCTGCGCGCCGCCTGCCCTGGCGTACGCTTCGCCTTTCTTGAGATCGACCGGGTTCCTGCCGGCGAGCGCGTGGCGGCCCGGGTGAACACCCACTTCTTTTCCACCACGCTGGTGGACAGCCAGTTCGCCACGCTCGAGTCGCCCGTGGGCGAGCCCGGTGTGCTGCGCCTGGATGCGCTCCTTCCCATCCCCGCATTGCAAGCCCAGCTGTCCGCTTGGCTCGCCCACCAGGAAGTTACCCCATGA
- a CDS encoding TRAP transporter substrate-binding protein, with amino-acid sequence MKTFRRTLLAALSVAAVAASFQAAAQDFKPRIIRFGYGLNEVSNQGRATKLFAQEVEKASGGKMKVRAIGAAALGSDVQMQQALIGGAQEMMVGSTATLVGITKEMAIWDTPFLFNNAKEADVVLDGPVGQKVMDKLQEKGLVGLVYWENGFRNLTNSKRPVTKLEDMNGIKLRVMQNNVFLDSFKTLGANAVPLPFSELFTALETNTVDGQENPYNTILSSKFYEVQKYLTVTNHVYGPWIVLVSKKYWDGLSKAEQKVLLDAAKKSREFERQDTREEANKALADLKGKGMQVNELSAAEAGRMRDKLAAVNASIAANVGEDLWKDVQGAVAAARK; translated from the coding sequence ATGAAAACTTTCCGACGTACCCTGCTGGCCGCCCTGTCGGTGGCCGCTGTTGCTGCCTCGTTCCAGGCTGCCGCCCAGGACTTCAAGCCGCGCATCATCCGCTTTGGCTATGGCCTCAACGAGGTCTCCAACCAGGGGCGCGCCACCAAGCTGTTCGCCCAAGAGGTCGAGAAGGCCTCGGGCGGCAAGATGAAGGTGCGCGCCATCGGTGCCGCCGCCCTGGGTTCGGACGTGCAGATGCAGCAGGCGCTGATCGGCGGTGCGCAGGAGATGATGGTGGGCTCCACCGCCACGCTGGTGGGCATCACCAAGGAGATGGCCATTTGGGACACGCCCTTCCTGTTCAACAACGCCAAGGAGGCCGATGTGGTGCTCGACGGCCCCGTGGGCCAGAAGGTCATGGACAAGCTGCAGGAAAAAGGCCTCGTGGGCCTGGTCTACTGGGAGAACGGCTTTCGCAACCTGACCAACAGCAAGCGCCCCGTGACCAAGCTGGAAGACATGAACGGCATCAAGCTGCGCGTGATGCAGAACAACGTGTTCCTGGACAGCTTCAAGACCCTGGGCGCGAATGCCGTGCCACTGCCGTTCTCGGAGCTGTTCACGGCGCTGGAAACCAACACGGTGGACGGTCAGGAGAACCCCTACAACACCATCCTGTCGAGCAAGTTCTATGAGGTGCAGAAGTACCTCACGGTCACCAACCACGTCTACGGCCCCTGGATCGTGCTGGTCAGCAAGAAATACTGGGATGGTCTCTCGAAGGCCGAACAGAAGGTGCTGCTCGATGCCGCCAAGAAGAGCCGCGAGTTCGAGCGCCAGGACACCCGTGAAGAGGCCAACAAGGCGCTGGCCGACTTGAAGGGCAAGGGTATGCAGGTCAACGAGCTGTCTGCTGCCGAAGCGGGCCGCATGCGCGACAAGCTTGCAGCCGTGAATGCCAGCATTGCCGCCAATGTGGGTGAAGACCTGTGGAAGGATGTGCAGGGCGCCGTGGCGGCGGCGCGCAAGTAA
- a CDS encoding LacI family DNA-binding transcriptional regulator yields the protein MPRPEPKRRSSGRVTLSHVAETAGVSPITASRALRGERGVADELVQRVKAAVEQLGYVPDPAARALASQRSVQVPVLVPLLSNALFVDVLDAVHRTLFPHGYQALIGVTHYDPDEEEQLLRTYLAHRPAGLLVTGFDRTESARQMIAASGVPCVHLMEMTSAPGVYCVGFSQQDAGHRITDHLLQRGRRRVAFVAAQLDPRTMQRAEGYRRCLKEAGLYDPRLELLSAQPSSIRLGAELFEQLLRTRPDVNAIFFCNDDLAQGGLLAAQRLRIAVPGQVAVAGFNDLAGSDQMLPTLTTVRTPRASIGEASARMLLALMRGEAPEHNSVNLGFELTVREST from the coding sequence TTGCCCAGACCCGAACCCAAGCGCCGCTCCAGTGGCCGCGTCACGCTCAGCCATGTGGCAGAAACTGCCGGCGTGAGCCCCATCACCGCCTCGCGCGCGCTGCGCGGCGAGCGCGGGGTGGCCGACGAACTGGTGCAGCGCGTGAAGGCTGCCGTGGAGCAACTGGGTTATGTGCCCGACCCGGCTGCGCGCGCGCTGGCCTCGCAGCGCAGTGTGCAGGTGCCGGTGCTGGTGCCGCTGCTATCCAACGCGCTGTTCGTGGACGTCCTCGATGCCGTGCACCGCACCTTGTTCCCGCATGGCTACCAGGCCCTGATCGGCGTGACCCACTACGACCCCGATGAAGAGGAGCAGTTGCTGCGCACCTACCTGGCGCACCGCCCGGCTGGCCTGCTGGTCACAGGCTTCGACCGCACCGAATCCGCACGGCAGATGATTGCCGCCAGCGGTGTGCCCTGCGTGCACCTGATGGAGATGACTTCGGCGCCCGGCGTGTACTGCGTGGGCTTTTCGCAGCAGGACGCGGGCCACCGCATCACCGATCACCTGCTGCAGCGCGGCCGCCGCCGCGTGGCTTTTGTGGCGGCGCAACTGGACCCGCGCACCATGCAGCGCGCCGAGGGCTACCGCCGTTGCCTGAAAGAGGCAGGCCTGTATGACCCGCGCCTGGAACTGCTCAGCGCCCAGCCCTCCTCCATCCGCCTGGGGGCCGAGCTGTTCGAGCAGCTGCTGCGCACCCGGCCCGACGTGAACGCCATCTTCTTTTGCAACGACGACCTGGCGCAGGGCGGCCTGCTGGCGGCGCAGCGCCTGCGCATTGCCGTGCCGGGCCAGGTGGCTGTGGCGGGCTTCAACGACCTGGCGGGCAGCGACCAGATGCTGCCCACGCTGACCACCGTGCGCACACCGCGCGCGTCCATCGGCGAGGCCAGCGCGCGCATGCTGCTGGCGCTGATGCGCGGCGAGGCGCCCGAGCACAACTCGGTGAACCTGGGGTTCGAGCTGACGGTACGCGAGAGTACCTAG
- a CDS encoding TauD/TfdA family dioxygenase produces MCSVKSVYVHEWQPADLVIWDNRSTLHRGRRFDIAERRELRCTTINDTPDAMLTPA; encoded by the coding sequence ATGTGCAGCGTTAAGAGCGTCTATGTGCACGAATGGCAGCCCGCAGACCTGGTGATCTGGGACAACCGCAGCACCTTGCACCGAGGCCGGCGCTTCGACATCGCCGAGCGGCGCGAACTGCGCTGCACGACGATCAACGACACGCCCGATGCGATGCTGACGCCTGCGTGA
- a CDS encoding response regulator encodes MLVVEDEPKMAALLMDYLHAAGHRADWLADGREVAAFVQARHPDLVLLDVMLPGRDGLQVCRDLRGFSDVPIIMLTARADEADRLAGLEGGADDYICKTPFSPREIVARVKAILRRSRRAQADVASDEKGAVSTLHIDAAAYRASFHGVALELTPVEFRLLRSLAAVPGQVLSREVLLNKLHDDRRAVTDRAVDAHIKNLRRKLEQAAPGCEPIRAVYGVGFRLEL; translated from the coding sequence ATCCTGGTGGTGGAAGACGAGCCCAAGATGGCGGCGCTGCTCATGGACTATCTGCACGCCGCCGGGCACCGGGCCGACTGGCTGGCCGATGGCCGCGAGGTCGCTGCGTTTGTGCAGGCCCGCCACCCCGATCTGGTGCTGCTGGACGTGATGCTGCCGGGGCGCGACGGCCTGCAGGTGTGCCGCGATCTGCGCGGCTTCAGCGATGTGCCCATCATCATGCTCACGGCCCGCGCCGACGAGGCCGATCGCCTGGCCGGTCTCGAGGGTGGCGCGGACGACTACATCTGCAAAACCCCCTTCAGCCCCCGCGAGATCGTGGCCCGGGTCAAGGCCATCCTGCGGCGCAGCCGGCGTGCGCAGGCCGACGTGGCGTCCGACGAGAAGGGGGCGGTATCCACGCTGCACATCGACGCGGCGGCCTATCGGGCCAGTTTTCATGGGGTGGCGCTGGAGCTGACGCCGGTCGAGTTCCGGCTGCTGCGGTCGCTGGCGGCCGTGCCGGGGCAGGTGCTGTCGCGCGAGGTGCTGCTCAACAAGCTGCACGATGACCGCCGCGCCGTCACCGACCGCGCCGTGGACGCCCACATCAAGAACCTGCGCCGCAAGCTGGAGCAGGCGGCGCCGGGCTGCGAGCCCATCCGGGCCGTCTATGGCGTGGGCTTTCGGCTGGAACTGTAG
- a CDS encoding ABC transporter ATP-binding protein, with protein sequence MNTSLTTKFIEIQGVEQTFKTAKGLFPALKDIHLSIAKGEFVALIGHSGCGKSTLLNLIAGLTTPTSGALLCANKEIKGPGPERAVVFQNHSLLPWLTCFDNVHLAVERVFGKTESKAQLAARTDAALALVGLAHAAQKRPGEISGGMKQRVGIARALSMQPQVLLMDEPFGALDALTRARLQDELLEIVARTQSTVVMVTHDVDEAVLLSDKIVMMTNGPAATIGEVLAVNLPRPRNRVALAEDPRYVHCRKAVIDFLYTRQGHVEKAA encoded by the coding sequence ATGAATACATCTCTCACCACCAAGTTCATCGAGATCCAGGGCGTCGAGCAGACCTTCAAGACCGCCAAGGGCCTGTTCCCGGCGCTCAAGGACATCCACCTCTCGATCGCCAAGGGCGAGTTCGTGGCCCTCATCGGGCACTCGGGCTGCGGCAAATCCACCCTGCTGAACCTGATCGCCGGGCTGACCACGCCCACCAGCGGCGCCCTGCTGTGCGCCAACAAGGAGATCAAGGGCCCCGGGCCCGAGCGCGCCGTGGTGTTCCAGAACCACTCGCTGCTGCCCTGGCTGACCTGCTTTGACAACGTGCATCTGGCGGTGGAACGCGTGTTCGGCAAAACCGAAAGCAAGGCGCAGCTGGCGGCCCGCACCGATGCGGCGCTGGCGCTGGTGGGCCTTGCACACGCGGCGCAAAAGCGCCCTGGCGAGATCTCGGGCGGCATGAAGCAGCGCGTGGGCATTGCGCGGGCGCTGTCGATGCAGCCGCAGGTGCTGCTGATGGACGAGCCCTTTGGCGCGCTCGACGCCCTCACCCGCGCGCGGCTGCAAGACGAGTTGCTGGAGATCGTGGCGCGCACGCAGAGCACGGTGGTGATGGTGACGCACGATGTGGACGAGGCCGTGCTGCTGTCCGACAAGATCGTGATGATGACCAACGGCCCCGCCGCCACCATTGGCGAGGTGCTGGCGGTCAACCTGCCGCGCCCACGCAACCGCGTGGCACTGGCCGAAGACCCGCGCTACGTGCACTGCCGCAAGGCCGTGATCGACTTTTTGTATACGCGCCAAGGGCATGTGGAAAAGGCGGCTTGA
- a CDS encoding TRAP transporter large permease: MDPEAQAFIVFSLGMLVFMGTGMNMGLALVLTGAGMAWVLDFFDTQLLAQNLVAGVDSFPLLAVPFFILAGELMNSGGISRRIIDMAQAWVGHIRGGLGYVAIGAAVLMASMSGSALADTAALATILLPMMRQQGYPMNTSAGLIASGGIIAPIIPPSMPFVIYGVTTNTSISALFVSGIVPGLMMGAGLIFAWRWVLRGIDLPPSRAPLPLRERLRATAKAFWALLMPLIIIGGMKSGVFTPTEAAVVAAFYALAVALFVHREMRVPEIYGVLVRAAKTTAIVMFLCAGAQVASYMITLADLPTVLTGWLGPLVENPRLLMAVMMIVLVLIGTALDLTPTILIFAPVMLPIAVKAGIDPVYFGLMFVLNGAIGLITPPVGTVLNVVAGVGRISMHSVIKGVNPFLFTYVLILALLVVFPQIVTAPVLWMR, translated from the coding sequence ATGGATCCCGAAGCACAGGCATTCATTGTTTTTTCGCTGGGCATGCTGGTGTTCATGGGCACGGGCATGAACATGGGCCTGGCCCTGGTGCTCACCGGTGCCGGCATGGCCTGGGTGCTCGATTTCTTCGACACGCAGCTGCTGGCCCAGAACCTGGTGGCCGGGGTGGACAGCTTTCCGCTGCTTGCCGTGCCCTTCTTCATCCTGGCCGGCGAGCTCATGAACTCCGGCGGCATCAGCCGGCGCATCATCGACATGGCGCAGGCCTGGGTCGGCCACATCCGCGGTGGCCTGGGCTATGTGGCCATCGGTGCGGCCGTGCTCATGGCCAGCATGAGCGGCTCGGCCCTGGCCGACACGGCGGCGCTGGCCACCATCTTGCTGCCCATGATGCGCCAGCAGGGCTACCCGATGAACACCTCGGCCGGGCTGATCGCTTCGGGCGGCATCATTGCGCCCATCATCCCGCCGTCCATGCCCTTCGTGATCTACGGCGTGACGACCAATACCTCGATCTCGGCACTGTTCGTCTCGGGCATCGTGCCGGGGCTGATGATGGGGGCGGGCCTGATCTTCGCGTGGCGCTGGGTGCTGCGCGGCATCGACCTGCCGCCGAGCCGCGCACCGCTGCCCCTGCGCGAGCGCCTGCGCGCCACGGCCAAGGCCTTCTGGGCGCTGCTGATGCCGCTGATCATCATCGGCGGCATGAAGTCGGGCGTGTTCACGCCCACCGAGGCCGCCGTGGTCGCCGCCTTCTATGCGCTGGCCGTGGCCCTGTTCGTGCACCGCGAGATGCGGGTGCCCGAGATCTACGGCGTGCTGGTGCGCGCCGCCAAGACCACGGCCATCGTAATGTTCCTGTGCGCCGGCGCCCAGGTGGCCAGCTACATGATCACCCTGGCCGACCTGCCCACGGTGCTGACCGGCTGGCTCGGCCCGCTGGTGGAGAATCCGCGCCTGCTGATGGCCGTGATGATGATCGTGCTCGTGCTCATCGGCACGGCGCTGGACCTCACGCCCACCATCCTGATCTTCGCGCCGGTGATGCTGCCCATCGCCGTCAAGGCGGGGATCGACCCGGTGTACTTCGGCCTGATGTTCGTGCTCAACGGCGCCATCGGCCTCATCACTCCTCCCGTGGGCACCGTGCTCAACGTGGTGGCTGGCGTGGGCCGTATCTCGATGCACAGCGTCATCAAGGGCGTCAACCCTTTCCTGTTCACCTACGTGCTGATCCTGGCGCTGCTGGTGGTGTTTCCGCAGATCGTAACGGCACCGGTCCTCTGGATGCGGTGA
- a CDS encoding DUF937 domain-containing protein codes for MNSPASLVDELMAQLQGAPLQQMAQQLGTSPEQTEGAVSAALPLLLGTLGRNAAQPQGAMDLFGALQRDHSGSPDLGGLLGSLLGGGGSAGGGAPDGAAILGHIFGGNQQRAEAGLGQATGLGANAGQLLQMLAPIVMSFLAQRMGSGGMDAGGLGQVLGQEQARVQQQGGLGGGLLGGLLDQDGDGQVGLGDLLKMGGSLLGGRR; via the coding sequence ATGAACTCCCCCGCTTCCCTTGTTGACGAATTGATGGCCCAGCTTCAGGGCGCCCCGCTGCAGCAGATGGCCCAGCAACTGGGCACCAGCCCGGAGCAAACCGAGGGCGCCGTGAGCGCGGCCCTGCCGCTGCTGCTGGGCACGCTGGGGCGCAATGCGGCCCAGCCCCAGGGCGCGATGGACCTGTTTGGCGCCTTGCAGCGCGACCACAGCGGCAGCCCCGATCTGGGCGGGTTGCTGGGTTCGCTGCTAGGTGGTGGTGGCAGTGCGGGCGGCGGCGCGCCTGACGGCGCGGCCATTCTGGGCCACATTTTTGGCGGCAACCAGCAGCGTGCCGAGGCCGGCTTGGGCCAGGCCACGGGGCTGGGTGCCAATGCCGGGCAGTTGCTGCAGATGCTGGCACCCATCGTGATGTCGTTTCTGGCGCAGCGCATGGGCTCTGGCGGCATGGACGCCGGCGGCCTGGGCCAGGTGCTGGGCCAGGAGCAGGCGCGGGTGCAGCAGCAGGGCGGCCTGGGCGGTGGTTTGCTGGGCGGCCTGCTCGACCAGGATGGTGACGGCCAGGTGGGGCTGGGCGACCTGCTCAAGATGGGCGGCAGCCTGCTGGGTGGACGGCGCTGA
- a CDS encoding TRAP transporter small permease yields the protein MSADTSLNDPGPGHKVPSRFEKVAQVLMASCLGVMAVAVFVNVVLRYGFGSGIAASEELSRLLFVWMVFIGAAAAYPAGEHMAFTSLAGLLARRPLAFGLLTALIRLLVIAACVMLAWGAWQQVVVGLGSHSVVLGYSAALLPLPALLCAAAIAVMALIELIQRVPLDLGHGAEVE from the coding sequence ATGAGTGCCGACACTTCCCTCAATGATCCCGGGCCTGGCCACAAGGTGCCCAGTCGTTTTGAAAAAGTGGCCCAGGTGCTGATGGCCAGCTGCCTGGGCGTGATGGCCGTGGCTGTCTTCGTCAACGTGGTACTGCGCTATGGCTTTGGCAGCGGCATCGCCGCCAGCGAGGAGCTGTCGCGCCTGCTGTTCGTCTGGATGGTGTTCATCGGCGCCGCTGCGGCCTATCCCGCGGGCGAGCACATGGCCTTCACAAGCCTGGCCGGGCTGCTGGCGCGGCGGCCGCTGGCCTTCGGCCTGCTTACCGCGCTCATCCGCCTGCTGGTGATTGCCGCCTGCGTGATGCTGGCCTGGGGTGCCTGGCAGCAGGTGGTGGTGGGCCTGGGCAGCCATTCGGTGGTGCTTGGCTACTCGGCGGCGCTGCTGCCGCTGCCCGCCCTTTTGTGCGCGGCGGCCATCGCGGTGATGGCATTGATCGAATTGATTCAACGCGTGCCGCTGGACCTCGGTCACGGCGCGGAAGTGGAGTGA
- a CDS encoding bile acid:sodium symporter family protein, translated as MQAIARLSQFVGKTFALWVLVFAVLAFYAPAQFKWLGPYVVTLLGIVMFGMGLTLSKDDFKEVARRPLDVAIGVLGQFIIMPGLAWGLSKVLNLPPEVAVGVILVGCCPGGTASNVMTFLARGDVALSVAITSVTTLLAPVVTPALIYLLASQWLEVSASAMFWSIVQVVVVPIALGVVAQSLLRDKVKAAVAVLPLVSVAAIVAIVAAVVAGNQARIATSGLMIFAVVVLHNGLGLLLGYWLGKLTGMEVSKRKALSIEVGMQNSGLGVALATAHFSPLAAVPSAIFSVWHNISGPLVATLFQRFRNEDDTSASNKPV; from the coding sequence ATGCAGGCCATTGCCCGCCTCAGCCAGTTTGTTGGCAAAACGTTTGCCCTTTGGGTACTTGTGTTCGCCGTGCTGGCGTTTTATGCACCGGCCCAGTTCAAATGGCTCGGCCCCTACGTCGTGACGCTGCTGGGCATCGTCATGTTCGGCATGGGGCTGACGCTCTCGAAGGACGATTTCAAGGAAGTCGCCAGGCGCCCCCTGGATGTGGCCATCGGCGTGCTGGGCCAGTTCATCATCATGCCGGGCCTGGCGTGGGGGCTTTCCAAGGTGCTGAACCTGCCGCCCGAAGTGGCCGTGGGCGTCATTCTGGTGGGCTGCTGCCCCGGCGGCACGGCGTCGAATGTGATGACTTTTCTGGCCCGCGGCGACGTGGCGCTGTCGGTGGCCATCACCTCGGTGACCACGCTGCTGGCGCCGGTGGTGACGCCCGCGCTCATCTACCTGCTGGCCAGCCAGTGGCTGGAGGTGAGTGCCTCGGCCATGTTCTGGTCCATCGTGCAGGTGGTGGTGGTGCCGATTGCCCTGGGCGTGGTGGCGCAGTCGCTGCTGCGCGACAAGGTCAAGGCGGCCGTTGCGGTGCTGCCGCTGGTGTCGGTGGCCGCCATCGTGGCCATTGTGGCGGCGGTGGTGGCGGGCAACCAGGCCCGCATCGCCACCAGCGGCCTGATGATCTTTGCCGTGGTGGTGCTGCACAACGGCCTGGGCCTGTTGCTGGGCTACTGGCTGGGCAAGCTGACGGGCATGGAGGTATCCAAGCGCAAGGCCTTGTCAATCGAGGTGGGCATGCAGAACTCGGGCCTGGGCGTGGCGCTGGCCACCGCCCATTTCTCGCCCCTGGCGGCCGTGCCCAGCGCGATATTCAGCGTGTGGCACAACATCTCGGGGCCGCTGGTGGCCACGCTGTTCCAGCGCTTTCGCAACGAGGACGACACCAGCGCATCGAACAAGCCAGTCTGA
- a CDS encoding CBS domain-containing protein gives MTAVAEILKSKNDNTVHAIAPGGSVLDALERMADKHIGALLVMEGEAIVGIFTERDYARKIALMGRTSAVTLVSDVMTADVMYVSPTQTSQECMALMTENRLRHLPVVDGGKLMGLISIGDLVKDIISEQKFIIEQLEHYITGGGR, from the coding sequence ATGACTGCCGTTGCTGAAATTCTCAAATCCAAGAACGACAACACCGTCCATGCCATCGCACCGGGAGGTTCGGTGCTGGATGCGCTGGAGCGCATGGCCGACAAGCACATCGGGGCCCTGCTGGTGATGGAGGGCGAAGCCATCGTGGGCATATTTACCGAGCGCGACTATGCCCGCAAGATTGCCCTGATGGGCCGCACCTCGGCGGTGACGCTGGTCAGCGATGTCATGACCGCCGACGTGATGTATGTAAGCCCCACCCAGACCAGCCAGGAGTGCATGGCTCTCATGACCGAAAACCGTCTGCGCCATCTGCCCGTGGTCGATGGCGGCAAGCTGATGGGGCTGATCTCTATCGGCGATCTGGTCAAGGACATCATTTCCGAGCAGAAATTCATCATCGAGCAGCTGGAGCACTACATCACCGGCGGCGGGCGCTGA
- the baeS gene encoding sensor histidine kinase efflux regulator BaeS, which translates to MLRLKPGITAKLFLAVLATAVFVVMAMTLAAQWSFSRGFLGYINELAGERLEAARPRIVEAYLAHGASWDFVRNDRPGWFRLFRPAVGPDELQPSLASPGARQPSDLTGALLRATLLDAEMQFVVGHPDVRPQSPRWPLQVNGTTVGWVAIAPFETVSAAGDVRFAQSQFRASWTMGAVSVLLAALIALWAASALLRPVRQVAEATHRLAAGDYATRVDMASHDEVGQLARDFNRLAVALERNEQMRRDFMADISHELRTPLGVLNGELEALEDGVRPMTRQSLHSLQAEVATLNKLVCDLYDLSLADAGAMTHRPVPVDLAGVLQASLASFRSRLAEAGIALELRLDARALVVAADARRLGQLFGNLLENAVRYTDAGGTLRVAARCEGSAVVVEFCDSAPGVAPEHLPRLFDRFYRVEASRNRASGGAGLGLAISRRIVEAHHGEISAHASVLGGLCIAMRFALLAADASQQGGPA; encoded by the coding sequence TTGCTCCGTCTCAAACCCGGCATCACGGCCAAGCTGTTTCTGGCCGTGCTGGCCACGGCCGTCTTTGTGGTCATGGCGATGACATTGGCGGCCCAGTGGAGTTTCAGCAGGGGGTTTCTGGGCTACATCAACGAGTTGGCCGGCGAGCGGCTGGAGGCCGCGCGTCCGCGCATCGTCGAGGCTTACCTGGCCCATGGCGCCAGCTGGGACTTCGTGCGCAATGACCGGCCCGGCTGGTTCCGGCTTTTCCGGCCGGCGGTGGGGCCGGACGAACTGCAGCCCAGCCTTGCCAGCCCGGGTGCGCGCCAACCCTCTGACCTGACCGGTGCCCTGTTGCGCGCCACGTTGCTCGATGCCGAAATGCAGTTCGTCGTGGGCCATCCCGATGTGCGGCCCCAGTCGCCGCGCTGGCCGCTGCAGGTAAACGGCACCACGGTCGGCTGGGTGGCCATCGCGCCGTTCGAAACCGTGAGCGCCGCCGGCGACGTGCGTTTCGCGCAAAGCCAGTTCCGCGCCAGCTGGACCATGGGCGCGGTGTCGGTGTTGCTGGCGGCCCTGATCGCCCTGTGGGCCGCGAGCGCATTGCTGCGCCCGGTGCGGCAGGTGGCCGAGGCCACGCACCGGCTGGCGGCTGGCGACTACGCCACGCGCGTGGACATGGCCTCGCACGACGAGGTTGGCCAACTGGCCCGCGACTTCAACCGCCTGGCGGTCGCGCTGGAGCGCAACGAGCAGATGCGGCGCGATTTCATGGCCGACATCTCGCACGAGCTGCGTACGCCGCTCGGGGTGCTCAATGGCGAACTGGAAGCTCTGGAAGACGGGGTGCGCCCGATGACGCGGCAGTCGCTGCATTCGCTGCAGGCCGAAGTGGCTACGCTCAACAAGCTGGTCTGCGACCTGTATGACCTGTCGCTGGCCGACGCTGGCGCCATGACGCACCGGCCCGTGCCGGTGGACCTGGCCGGCGTGTTGCAGGCCAGCCTGGCATCGTTTCGTTCGCGCCTGGCCGAAGCCGGCATTGCGCTGGAGCTGCGGCTCGATGCCCGGGCGCTGGTGGTGGCCGCCGATGCGCGCCGGCTGGGGCAGCTCTTTGGCAACCTGCTCGAAAACGCGGTGCGCTACACCGATGCAGGCGGCACGCTGCGCGTGGCGGCCCGGTGCGAAGGCAGCGCCGTTGTGGTGGAGTTCTGCGACTCGGCCCCTGGCGTTGCGCCCGAGCACCTGCCGCGCCTTTTTGACCGCTTTTACCGCGTCGAGGCCTCGCGCAACCGCGCCAGCGGCGGGGCGGGCCTGGGCCTGGCCATTAGCCGCCGCATTGTTGAGGCGCACCATGGCGAGATCAGCGCCCACGCCTCGGTGCTGGGCGGGCTGTGCATCGCCATGCGGTTTGCGCTGCTGGCAGCGGATGCCTCGCAGCAAGGTGGCCCCGCGTGA